ACTTTCTCTTATTCCTGAACATCATGATCACCTGTAACTGTATAATGCTTATTTCTCTTACTATTCCTCCTTCAGGCCTCTGCATCCCTCCGTCTATTCGCGTTTAGGACCAAATAATGTAAAGGCGGACCGGTCGTCGCTGCAGTCGGTTCAATAAGCACAGACACGCGTTGACAAGCAGTTTACTGCACCCTTCGCCCGCAGACATGTCCGTCATGAGCTCACTTTCGACGCCAGTCGACAAACTTTACTAGCCGCAGAGCTAACTAGCATGCTAGCGGATGCAGCCGTTAGAACCTTTGATACACGTAGCTAAGGGATTAGCCTCGATGGCTAATAACCACAAACCCAGCACATCGACGTTCGAACAGCCCAAAAGTAAAATGAAGTTAAGGTAACAGCTTTCCCAAGTTAACACTCACAAGGAGACAACGTTGGCTAGCATCAAAGCTAACAGACATACCGAGGGTCTCACTGAGCTGGCGGAAAAAAACTCTGGTCCCTCTGGtaaagagaagcagctgctgccaacaACAGAAGCAGTCGAAACCCTCCGGTACCGATTAATCCTGTTGAGACGAAACTCCGCCACAGCCAGTACTTTCACCTTATTCGGTTCTTCTGATGTTCGGCAAACAACTTATAGATTCACCAGCGCCCCCTCGGGCTCAGAGGGTGAAGACAGAACTATTTCCACTGACGTTGTTTCATACAACTCAATCACTTTAAAACAGTTTATGCTACGTCTCCTAAACGTCTTCTCTTTTTTGTGTCGAAGGTTCTTTCATAAAAAATCAAAATCTTAGATTTTCCTCTGTAGCCTGTCGGGTCTTCTTCGTGGGTTTAATAGGGGTCGTAGTTCAAATTGTTGGTACATTATCGCCACCTGCCGGTTTTAGAGAGTTTTCACTTGAATCTGCACATACTTCTTCTAACCCTAAAGGTAAACTAAAATATAACGTTACgtgctttatttgttttgtaaataatgTAATTAATAATATCATAAAGTAGCAAAACCTCCTGACTACTTTTCCACATGAGCATCAGAGCCACGGGTTTGTCCTAATTGTACAAGCGCCAAGCTTAACTCCCAAGCAGACTCACAAAGACCTTTTCAGGTTGGTACTTTAGATATTTAATCAAAAGGGTAGAGGTTACACTCGTAGTCAAACAGGCAGTAGCACAAGCAGTCGACAATAGTAGAGGCTTCCGCCTCTGTGCTCTCAGTAACAATACACCACTGCACACAGGTAAGCAGGTGCATCTAATAATCAAACAGAAACAATCATGTGATCAAACAATACAAAACCTAACACGTGACGTGTCACATGACCATTTCAAATATAATATGATGTGGAACCCAAAGTGTTGGTGACATGACAAAGAAAAATGCTTCTCGATGACACGCTGATAATCAGAGATAACAGACAGAAACCGCAGCAGACTGAAGTACTAAACCTTTATTTATAGGAGATGCAAGAGAAGAAATCCTCAGTAGGTCTAAAAAGTGCTTTGATACATCATGCTTTTTTAACTGATTAAATTCCATACAATCTGCTTTTTAGAACAGAAATATAGAAACACCTCCACCAGGATGCCTGCAGACGATGTGGAGTGGATCAGGTGATGCATCTTAGGGCAGGGTCTGCACCTCTACCTTGGACAAGGTGAGGTCATTGTAGATGTTGATTGTTTTGATGGTTGACAAGTCAGTGATCCGATGTTTAAACTCCAGCAGATGAGTATTGTTGACAGCAATTTTAAACTCTGTGTTGGTGCACAAGATCTTCATCtgcaagcacaaaaacacaaggacTCCAATTTAATATAATGTTCACAGGCCAGTTCTGCCCCGAATGCAGACGCTCATCACTGTAAAGCTTGTTAagacaaaacttttttttcttagaCAAAAAGGTATTTGACCTCGAATGGCTGTCCTTGTACGAAGGGGAAGTTGTtcagctctctctcctctttgcccCACCTCTGATCAATGCAGCTGTTCCTGACAATCACCTTCTTGCCACTCTCATTGAAGCGAGGGTTGAAGTGGAAGGCCAGGTCCCTGTCTGTGTTCATATCCACGGTGATCCTGAAAAACAGAGACCGTCACAGCGTTGATTCTTTGATGATCACAGGGATGCAGAATCTGCCACCATTGCACAGCACAGTTATACTCCGACCTATATTACGTTAAGTGCAGTATAAAAGTCTGCATCCACACAGCCAACCACCCAGGGGGTGCGGATCTATGCAGAGGCTCTGAAATAAAACTGACTTGTCAGCATTGGGTTTGATGGATCCAGCGATGCAGATCAGCACTTTGTCAAAAACTCCACTGGGCAGGTTATGTTTGTACGGCACTGTCTGTCAACAATAACACAACAGGTTACTACATGTGATCAAACATCATTGtgactgtttgtctgtgtcagtCTCACCAGAGTCTGTTGGCGGGCACTAGGGACACCTGGTCCACTGGGTTGGGGAGAAGGCCAGGTGGGTTGACTAGGCTGACCTCCAGGCCAGGTGGGGTTGGCTGCAGGCTGACCTCCAGGCCAGGTGGGGTTGGCTGCAGGCTGACCTCCAGGCCAGGTGGGGTTGGCTGCAGGCTGACCTCCAGGCCAGGTGGGGTTGGCTGCAGGCTGACCTCCAGGCCAGGTGGGGTTGGCTGCAGGCTGACCTCCAGGCCAGGTGGGGTTGGCTGCAGGCTGACCTCCAGGCCAGGTGGGTTGACCAGGCTGACCTGAGGATGGGTTTCATAAGTTGAAAATGGTTTCACAGCTTTATGGactttctgctgctcagatctCAAACCAATCACTGTTTAAATGTCCTACAGTACATCTTAGCATAATGAAGGGGATGTACCCATATCTGTACCTGGCCAAGAAGGGTTTGGTTgctgtcctcctgcttggctgTTGCCACTGGGCCAGTCGCCAAGAGCTTCCGCAAGCTAAACCAAGCAGAAAAACAGTGAGTTTAACCAACCACcctcttcaaaataaatgttgcgACAGACACAATCAGATCCAGCATGGTTTCAATGACTTCATGGCCAGGTAACAGTTAAATATTACGGTTTTATAGCAGTTACATGTGAAGTAAGCAACATcaatgctctgctctgtttggtGCGGAAAAATAACTCTACTAGAGCAGTGGCTAAATATTTGAAcagtccctgaatgcagcacagtgaaGTTCAGGTGACAGCCTGTACAGGAATGTTTAAATTAGGAACATGAAGCAGCCACACCCACGGCAGAAGCCACACTTACGTCCATCCTGCTTCTGCTTTATCTGCAACAGAGAGAAAAGgattaaaacacagcagcagacaagGAGCATGAAAATGACGTCTGAGGGTGTGGAGTACGAGTCATGACACAAGCCTTCAGTCTGACTGCAGGGGTTTAAACTGATTCAGGGCTAATCTTGAAGTGCAGAAAACCAGAGGCAGAAAGTGTTGATCTCTCCCACTGGACGCTACCTGACGCTCATGGTTACAACATGTCAGTAACACTTAATAGAGgaggaaacctccagcagactCTGCCTCGAATGGTTGGAGtgaaacagagaaaagcaggacCTGAGCTGAAGTtggttccacagaggagccTGGGAGCTacaggctctgcctcccagtcATGTAGACCAGAGAGAACGCAGCATGAATTCACTGACACGTGATCAGCAGCTTTGTGGCTTGGTGCCACACCCTGTTTTTTGGTCTGAGCAATATTtgtccaaaaaaagaaaacaccaacATCAAACTAACTAAACCTAACAGACTCACATTAGAACCCGTTTTAACTTTAGCTTGAATTCACAGAAAGActagagacacaaagagagagacacagaacaaACCGAATCGGATGTACCTACACTTCGACTCCCACAACCGCTGACGGATCTAAACTGTGAGAAACAAAaggggagcagagagaagcgtTGAAGACTTACCTGCGTTCACCTGAGAGCTGCACGCGCGAACGGGAGGTCAGCGCGTCGCTTAAATGCTGGGCAGGCCACGCCCACCGATACGCCCATCGGCCGTgggcgtgtgtgtttatgtgggaCCGTTGTCATGTAAACGTTACGTCTCTCATTGTTTGATTAGTTTTTCCATTTTTGCAGACACCACAGATTAAAGTGGATTATGGGCTGGTTTATTGTTActtgttgtcatggaaacaagAGGCAGCCTTAGCCCGACCCTGCTCTGAACAGGTTAACATCCAGGATAGGTTTTATTCACGCCCACGCTATGTTCCCGAGTATCTGAGGGGTTCCTTCAGTAGTTCCTCAGGACTGACATGGAAATGAGCAATTATGAGTTTCTGATCTGGTCCAAGATTCGAATCCTGTTAGAAAGTGAAGAAGAACTGAACAGAACAACACAGGAAAAATGTTTTACAAGTTTAGAAAGttttaaaggttaaaggttttcttatcttatcttaagctGTGCAGCTGTTCAGCGTCAGCAGCAGGGGGCACCAGAGCGCCaccgccatcatcatcatcaccttcatcaCGTTTGCTCACATTCTTTCCCGCTGACTGGAGTTTAGTTCTGTAAAgtcacagcaggtggcgctgtggggcAACTAAACAGGCAGACTTCCTGTTCTGCTTTTCAAATTATTCCCGTGTCTCTGTTCACTACAGTCCTCATGTCTCCTGTTtgatctgctgctggttctctgtgGTACCAACCAtaaatctgtgtgtctgtgaacaaTCCACAGAGAGACTTAACTCAGCTCTGATGTGAAGAACCAAGACATACTGAGCCCAaaggctgaggctgctgcttttGGTACGGGTCAGAGTTGGATCAGGCTGGACATTCAGCTGTGATGGTAGAGATTAaggggggggcactgtctcCTCACAGCTCTAGAAATGCAGAgggtgtgtgtacagtataaacagagCAGACTGGGATAATCCTGGATCAGCTGCTGACCCCGACACAAACCCGTTCAACGAGAGCCCAGAGACCACAAACAGACGCCAGCAGGGGGTTGAGTGGGAAAGAGACCTCAGAGGGGGAAGGGACGCCGTTCTGTGTGAGTGGGGCAGGTCCCAGATGAAACAAACCGGGTCTGGTGCTACAGAAACCTtactgctgcaggagcaggtggacCACGTGTCCCAGCACAATCACATCACATTGGATCAGCCGCCTGGGTCCAGCATGACGTCAGCGCCTGAATGAGACCACACCTAGTAAACCAGGTGGAGTCTCCTTTGGGTCCAGACTTGCCACACTACAGGTGTTCAGTCGGCTGATCAGCTGAACTGACTCTCAGGCGTTTTTGTTGAAACGCCGCTGACATCTGAGAAGCGTGTGAAGAGGCCTCACGGACCAGCACTCACTGTCAGTCACATGATCAGCAGCAAAATATCCAGTAGAACATGGAGAAATGTTTGTCACGTTTACTGTCCTTCAGTCCCGATGTGGATTGATGGACCCACTCACATGGTCTCATGCTAAGCAGCGCCAGGTCCAGGTTTAGGGTGACCTCTGTGTTGGTGCTAATCTTCTAATGGAGCTGTGGCAGTAAATCATAGGGATCCTTTGTTACTTAACACCTTTGGGTTCTGATCCACACCCAGTCTTAGTTTGGTGGATGCGGATCCATCAAACAGGAAGGTCAGAAAACACAAGGCGACTGAGGCTCTGATCGgcacagcacaaagacagaagCAGACAGAACATCAGTGAACAGATGCAGAACAGCTCAATCTACTGCTTAACCAGCTTCAGTAGCTCATGACGATATTCCAGCCCAACAACTTGGTAGCCttgattgtttattttaattttaaacagaTTATAAATAGAACTAAGACTAATTTGAACTATCATATAAAGAGAAtaatatgaatgaataataGTTCAGTTTACTCATGATGCCACAAGGACGGTGAGAACctacagaaccaggctcagtcTGAGGGGTCAACAGGCAACAGGCTgaggggaggagacggaggcacGCCCATCAAACACCACCTGGATTTACCCCAAGGAACTGAAGTAAACCGGGTCTCCAGCTCATGAATATTAATGAGGCAGGCTCCCATTTAACAGCAGAGAATAACTGAATAGACTCATGAAACAGATGGCCgtcctcactgtgtgtgtgtgtgtgaaacaggaGCAGTGCTGCATGTTGGAGCCAGACTCTGCTTCACACAAGCTGACAAGTCTCACCTGGGACATGTTTCTGTGGTCCAGTTTGGTGGGTGGGGCTGACCTCAGCTAATGAACGCAACTTAACTGGCTAACGACTGCGTCATTAATCAGTCGATGGAGGTCGAACAGGGGACATGGCAAATCAGCCTGAGTCTGAGCAGTTTCCTGTGGGGAATGTGAAGATTTTCACCtctctacttcctgtttagacATTTGTTGGAAACTGTTTATCAGCTGATTTAGTCTGTTCTGCGCTTCTTTCTGTCTCAAGAGGTTACAGATAAGAGTTCATTAGCTGACCTCTGCCCTCTTCCTGTAGCTACAGTCCTTAAGGTGGATTTCTCCTCCCACACAATCTTCTGTCCTCCTTAAATTCACCGCTCGCCCTTCACAGAATACTCTGGCCAAATTCCTGAAACTGTCCATTAGCTTTTATTGTTTCTGATATAAGTGGAGTCTCAGAGCAGAGTAACCATCTGAGTTTGAAGTGGGTCAGAGAGAAGAAAGGCTTCataagcagcagcagtcagttATCTGTAGAAAAGGCATGAAAGCTGCCCTCAGGCACATTTATGTCACCATATGAACACACCTACTGCTTCTTTGTTGTATTAAGCACATTTAAACACCTCCACAATATTTGGTCAAAGCCTGAAGCTTCTCTGGACTTAATTAACGTCTTTCATttcctcactctcctctttGCATCTTAACTCTCCTGTCACTCATTCCCTGCTGTGCTACTGGTTTCCATAGTAACATGTGGAAGCTGGGAGCTGATATTTAAAGCCTCAGGGTTTGTCCATATCGCATTGTTGTATTCTGTAACATTGATACATGCCTTCAGATGACATTAGGTAAAGAATCAGGAGCTCGGTACCAGATGGAGCGAAGTCCAAAAGTTCAGTATCTCATCTTTAACATCCAGATTAAACAATCCAGCATCAAGCCTCATAACATGTCCATCAACAGCACGACTGGGACTAATAGGCTCATGGTCCAAAATGTCCTCCAGGGCCCAATTAGGTGTCAGTCTCTTGGTTTAACCTCCAACagcagctgttgccatggagacacaGGACATTTGTAATGCCGTGGGGATGCGGTATGTTAACGATGCTTGCAGACACATCAACCGTGTGTTTTGTCAAAAATTCCCTTTTGTTGGAtgaggttgttttgttttcaggcaGAGCAGCCCGCAGCTGGGTGGACATTTGACACATCTCTTTTCCTGCTTCTGATTCAAATTCTGTGTAAAAATAACTGAAGTGATTTGACTGGGCCTGGTTTGGACCcagcacacagacaaagcaggTTCAGTAATAAATGAGACGCAGAGGAAACGCAAACATCTCTGCTCGCTGTGTGTGGGCGTCTGTGTGGGAGAGTTTGACTCTTTAGCCTGGAGATGAATTCCTGTTGGGAGACTGAGatgcttttgtttctgctccagtttattttattgatttggTAACAGAATCAAAGACCAGCAGGATTTACATTCTGCTTCCTTTGGTTCGTCTTTCTACAGCAGAAACAGTTACTGTAACTGCTGGGTTGGAAAGGAGAATGTGTGGAGAAAACCACAGAACTGACTCGTGTACCGGTCCAGTGTCAGTACGGTCCATAGCTGTGAAATCAAGCCGAGTCGCACCTGTTTACTGTGGAGGACAAAACAACTCCATGCACCCAGATCTGGAGCTGATCTATTTGATGAGATGATGGATCCAGATGTGGTGGAGTGATGCAGAGGTTGTCTCACACTTCAAAGTCCAGAGTATGAGCAGGAAATCTCTTCCCTGGTGAAACAGAACCTTCCAGTTACCAGCTCAGCCTCAGAGTCTGTGGCTCTAATTGATGCCAGAGTTCAGCTTTTCTTCTAAGCTAGAGTTTacacaggtcaaaggttaaaagcTTCATGCTGAGTGCTGTGGTTTCTGAGCTGCAAACAGTCATAACTCAAAAACTCCAGGATCAAAGCTGGACGAAGATGGAAGAAGGAAGAACCTGTAGAATTGTAGATAGTAGGTGACCTACAGCTCGACAATGTGCATGAACGCCTTACactttttgtgttgttctgtcaAATTCAGACGTTGTTTCATGAAAGTGTTGAAGTGAATTTATCTTTGCTAAGATCGGACTGAGTTGTGGGGTGTGAGCAGCTTAACACTAGACATCTTGTGATCAGGGTGAGACAGGTTGGTACTGGACGCCAACTGGGCCAGGACCACTCTGCGCTGTCAGTCAACAGaagaaggaaacacacacattcaaatccACTTTAATGAAGCATAAAAGAGCCAAACACCAGCGCTGGTCCGCACGAACCCAGGCAACAGGAACAGTAATTTACAGTCGGGACAGAAGTTTTACATTCGCCTGATTAGAACGGCCACAAGCAACAGCATGTGGATCCACGGAAGCCAAAAAGCTGGAACGTGACTCGGGACCAAAAATTCAGTTCAAGCCTGAGCACAAACTTGAAGGCGCTAACCTTGATGTTCAGGGCCTAGTGGCTGCTCAGTACCACTAACATTCATTACCCATTTACACAAATGTGTCAACAAATTGTGTcaaattaaatgataaaatatttcTTCTAAAAAGACCTTTACTTACATCTGCTTTAGCTCagataagctaagctaagctaagataaACTAAGCTAAGGTAAGCTATACTAGCTGTTGCTACGTCCCAGAAAAATTAAATGACAGCACTGCTTATTACGAGTACTGGCTGGTACCGAATACTGGCTGGTGCCGAATACTGGCTGGTGCTGAGCGCTGGTGGTCTTATCTACTGGCGTAGTAGCTGGTTTTGTAGTGGATTTGCTGGTTCGGCCTAGTCTAGTGCAGCCTGAACTGGTCTTGGACCTATGGCCACTCTTGTTCAGTTGAACTCGTTTCCACTGTGCCAGTGGTTTTATTTAGCTCCCAGTCCCATGTTTTGTTGGTTTACTGGTCTGGGTCTCAGCTGATGTTATAATGTGGTGGAATCAGGCTCAAAGTTGCGGTTTCATCCGGCCATCATATGATCCAATACGTATCAAGAAGATATTAGGGCTTAAATAGCTTTCTGTAAAAATAACAACTTAAATCAGGAAGTAACACAAGCAGAAGCATTTACAGATGCTTGCTGtgataataaatacaaaacaaggcTACATACAAATTAACAAGAACTTAATGAAGATGCCTCCTAAACCCTCAACAACCAACAAAT
Above is a window of Betta splendens chromosome 22, fBetSpl5.4, whole genome shotgun sequence DNA encoding:
- the lgals3b gene encoding galectin-3b → MDLAEALGDWPSGNSQAGGQQPNPSWPGQPGQPTWPGGQPAANPTWPGGQPAANPTWPGGQPAANPTWPGGQPAANPTWPGGQPAANPTWPGGQPAANPTWPGGQPSQPTWPSPQPSGPGVPSARQQTLTVPYKHNLPSGVFDKVLICIAGSIKPNADKITVDMNTDRDLAFHFNPRFNESGKKVIVRNSCIDQRWGKEERELNNFPFVQGQPFEMKILCTNTEFKIAVNNTHLLEFKHRITDLSTIKTINIYNDLTLSKVEVQTLP